A window from Athalia rosae chromosome 5, iyAthRosa1.1, whole genome shotgun sequence encodes these proteins:
- the LOC105684370 gene encoding tyrosine-protein phosphatase 69D isoform X1 produces MLLQSQAPMMKISSFFICLVLTINANTDVIVEGNEKDTAVDSSVDNNGEFFNLLITVSQNSAGIEAGSTPSLNCTIGGPGEVWWTKDDANITSLVKTELSSTMEIKMASRNDTGNYTCLAKSSLDEKIYNKTIFIRVIEPGRISGGQGARVKLNEAANLSCHVEGDPLTDFTWIKTSDPGSVKHLADLSSTERLNDTFVIMSLNFSSATRKDNGTYECRANDIANTISDYRSLIVTEIPQVMINFAKAVGVDSIYLNWTTYDWNDPVKIYYIKYMANGEELWTHFSEKIGGGNSSYIIKGLKKNTTYKFRIQALNSMGPSHESTYPIPVTTLNADPTFIPNITVKGATVNWITIGWPAPPVELQDHVQWYKMMATTDGMEPREAYHPATPGPLSTSYVFMDLKPGTEYKLKVAACSEYTKECGEWSEEKLTYTIDGVASPPRNLAVTCHFDYATSKSVVSVNWSAPEKPNGLIIRYDIKLTGVAQFRLETGQPVVDRSYATEKRVDGKLHNVEFDQVPFNTNYTVSVSGIGRTRTSSGKEATGNCTMPSTVPSRDNLNSRKTWQKIASQGRNLFKLTLPRISERNGPICCYRIFLVKLAYSKTVGDLTNPEESSVYTYRHVTESTSGGAYLAEMYDSDQLATEIFLGDGVAFNGSSACHRCVGLRPRALPPSLNLIPEVQSTAITTAAGTGNDVTNPTSLPLPSTESPENSASRRRREDVSRGGLTVGETEMKPYPPEDGFLDETANYTAFIEVMVYGSEPGQFYAAYSKYMDRQFAGFDFLDIEAAESTSLGIMMQVSIALLIILLVVLMGMCVLHKYLKNAREGGEEIISLRNSFRHLCRTLRGRHQLVASNPPDIPPIARSELLQAYIDRHKDSDYGFQHEFEMLPDRFADRTTRASESRENLYKNRYPDIKCYDQTRVRLVQIDGICGSDYINANFVLGYKERKKFICAQGPMENTVCDYWRMIWEQHLELVLMLTNLEEYSKTKCAKYWPDKSESKSFGDITVEHVRERPYSDYVVRELKMTRTGERDSRIIIQHHFLVWKDFMAPEHPHAILRFIKRVNEAYSLEKGPILVHCSAGVGRTGTLVALDSLLQQLAEEGHVSIFNTVCDLRHQRNFLVQSLKQYIFVYRALMEMAQFGDTELSAAQLKTEVEKLRQRENGRDKSKMEEEYEKISSVLEDRKSFSVGGGDENRIKNRNELVIPYDRNRVILTPVPGREHSTYINASFIEGYDNSESFVITQDPLETTIPDFWRMISEQCASTIVMLSDLSEGPRKCPRYWPDDEITYDHIRVRYIQSESCPYYTRRELCVLNTKTDESIVVTQYHYHGWPTVEGEVPEVTRGLIELVDQTISNDVESGGPLVVHCNCGSDRSSMFVALSILVQQLRTERRVDIFTTTKKLRSQRHGMIGTFAQYEFLHRAIVNYSDLHNLADEEPAS; encoded by the exons ATGTTACTACAAAGCCAAGCCCCGATGATGAAGATATCgtcgtttttcatttgtttagTATTAACTATAAACGCGAATACCGACGTTATTG TTGAAGGTAACGAAAAGGATACGGCGGTAGACTCGAGCGTTGACAAcaatggagaatttttcaacctgcTGATAACCGTCTCTCAGAATTCGGCGGGAATCGAAGCTGGCAGTACACCTTCTTTGAATTGTACGATAGGAGGACCGGGGGAGGTTTGGTGGACCAAAGATGACGCGAATATAACATCATTAGTTAAAACCGAGCTCAGCTCCAccatggaaataaaaatggccAGCCGAAATGACACGGGAAATTACACGTGCCTCGCCAAATCGtcgctcgatgaaaaaatatacaacaaaacaattttcataagAGTCAtag AGCCCGGAAGAATAAGCGGAGGTCAAGGAGCTCGGGTAAAATTAAACGAGGCGGCTAATCTCTCGTGCCACGTGGAAGGTGATCCGTTGACGGATTTCACTTGGATAAAAACCAGCGACCCGGGGAGCGTCAAACACCTCGCCGACTTGTCGAGCACGGAACGTCTGAACGACACCTTCGTTATAATGAGCCTGAACTTCAGCAGCGCTACGCGAAAGGATAACGGAACGTACGAGTGCCGAGCGAACGACATCGCGAATACCATAAGCGATTACAGGTCTCTGATCGTGACGGAGATACCCCAGGTGATGATCAATTTTGCCAAAGCCGTCGGTGTCGACAGCATCTACCTCAACTGGACGACCTACGACTGGAACGACCCGGTGAAAATCTACTACATCAAATACATGGCGAACGGCGAAGAACTGTGGACGCATTTCTCCGAAAAAATAGGCGGCGGCAATTCCAGCTACATCATAAAGGGATTGAAAAAGAATACCACCTACAAATTTCGCATACAAGCGTTGAATTCCATGGGGCCGTCGCACGAGAGCACGTATCCGATTCCGGTCACCACGCTGAACGCAG aCCCCACATTCATACCGAATATTACGGTGAAAGGAGCCACCGTCAATTGGATAACGATCGGGTGGCCCGCGCCACCGGTGGAATTACAGGATCACGTTCAATGGTACAAAATGATGGCGACCACGGACGGTATGGAGCCGAGGGAGGCCTACCACCCGGCGACGCCGGGCCCCCTTTCGACGAGCTACGTTTTCATGGATCTGAAACCCGGCACGGAGTACAAGTTGAAGGTGGCGGCGTGCAGCGAATATACCAAAGAGTGCGGCGAATGGAGCGAAGAGAAGCTGACCTACACGATCGACGGAG tCGCCAGTCCCCCGCGGAACCTCGCCGTCACTTGTCACTTCGATTACGCGACTAGCAAGAGCGTTGTGTCCGTGAATTGGTCGGCCCCCGAAAAACCGAACGGACTGATAATCCGTTACGACATAAAGCTCACCGGAGTGGCCCAGTTTCGCTTGGAGACCGGGCAACCGGTCGTCGACAGATCGTACGCGACGGAGAAACGCGTGGACGGTAAACTCCACAACGTCGAATTCGACCAGGTTCCATTCAACACGAACTACACG GTCAGCGTGAGCGGCATAGGGAGGACGCGAACGTCGTCGGGTAAGGAGGCGACGGGGAATTGCACGATGCCGTCGACGGTACCGAGCCGGGACAACTTGAACTCGCGGAAGACGTGGCAGAAAATTGCCAGCCAAGGTCGCAATCTGTTCAAGCTGACGTTGCCGAGGATCTCGGAGCGCAACGGTCCCATCTGTTGCTACAGGATATTCCTCGTTAAACTGGCCTACTCGAAGACCGTCGGCGACCTGACGAACCCGGAGGAGAGTTCGGTCTACACCTACCGTCACGTCACCGAATCGACTTCCGGCGGCGCCTACCTCGCCGAGATGTACGACTCCGATCAGCTGGCGACGGAAATATTTCTAGGCGACGGGGTCGCCTTCAACGGGAGCTCCGCCTGCCATCGGTGCGTCGGGCTGAGGCCCAGGGCGCTTCCGCCGTCGCTAAATTTGATACCGGAAGTCCAGTCGACGGCGATAACCACCGCCGCCGGCACCGGAAACGACGTTACGAATCCAACGTCCCTACCGCTGCCGTCGACCGAATCGCCGGAAAATTCAGCGAGCAGAAGGAGGAGAGAGGACGTTTCGAGGGGTGGCCTGACCGTGGGCGAAACTGAGATGAAACCTTATCCACCGGAAGATGGTTTTCTCGACGAGACGGCGAATTACACGGCGTTCATAGAAGTGATGG TTTACGGAAGCGAACCCGGTCAGTTTTACGCGGCTTACAGCAAATACATGGACAGACAGTTCGCGGGCTTCGATTTTCTCGATATAGAAGCAGCGGAATCGACCAGTTTGGGTATCATGATGCAGGTCAGCATCGCCCTTTTGATCATACTTCTGGTCGTACTGATGGGCATGTGCGTGCTCCACAAGTACCTGAAAAACGCGCGCGAAGGTGGCGAGGAGATAATAAGCCTCAGGAACAGCTTCAG GCATCTATGCAGAACTCTGAGAGGAAGGCATCAACTCGTAGCGTCAAATCCGCCGGACATACCGCCTATAGCACGTTCGGAATTACTCCAGGCGTACATCGACAGGCACAAGGATTCCGACTACGGTTTTCAACACGAGTTCGAAATGCTGCCGGACCGATTCGCCGATCGTACGACGCGGGCATCCGAGAGTCGCGagaatttgtacaaaaatcgTTATCCGGACATCAAGTGTTACGACCAGACGAGGGTGCGGTTGGTTCAGATAGACGGCATATGCGGCTCCGATTACATAAACGCCAATTTCGTTCTTGGCTACAAGGAGCGGAAGAAGTTCATATGCGCCCAGGGACCGATGGAGAACACGGTGTGCGATTACTGGCGTATGATATGGGAGCAGCACCTCGAGCTCGTTCTCATGTTGACGAATCTCGAGGAGTACTCGAAGACGAAATGCGCCAAGTATTGGCCGGACAAAAGCGAGTCGAAAAGCTTCGGCGACATCACCGTCGAACACGTGAGAGAGAGACCCTACTCCGACTACGTGGTGAGAGAGTTGAAGATGACGAGAACCGGCGAGAGGGATTCCAGAATAATAATTCAGCACCACTTTTTGGTATGGAAGGATTTCATGGCACCCGAACACCCACACGCCATACTGAGATTCATCAAGCGGGTGAACGAGGCTTATTCCCTCGAAAAAGGTCCGATATTGGTTCACTGCAGCGCGGGTGTTGGCAGAACCGGGACCCTGGTAGCTCTGGATTCGCTGCTCCAGCAGCTCGCCGAGGAGGGCCACGTGTCGATATTCAACACCGTCTGCGATCTGAGACACCAGAGAAACTTTTTGGTACAGTCGCTGAAACAGTACATATTCGTTTATCGCGCGTTGATGGAAATGGCTCAATTCGGAGACACGGAGTTATCGGCCGCCCAGTTGAAAACCgaggtggaaaaattgaggCAACGAGAAAACGGCAGAGACAAAAGTAAAATGGAGGAAGAATACGAG AAAATAAGCTCCGTACTGGAGGACAGAAAATCGTTTTCCGTCGGCGGCGGGGACGAGAATAGAATAAAGAATAGAAACGAATTAGTTATACCCTACGACAGAAATCGGGTGATACTGACCCCGGTTCCCGGTCGCGAGCACAGCACCTACATAAACGCTTCGTTCATAGAGGGTTACGACAATTCCGAATCGTTCGTCATAACTCAAGATCCGTTGGAGACTACGATACCGGACTTCTGGAGGATGATCTCCGAGCAATGCGCCTCCACTATAGTCATGTTGTCCGAT CTGAGCGAAGGTCCGCGAAAGTGTCCGAGGTATTGGCCGGACGACGAGATTACCTACGATCACATAAGGGTGAGGTATATACAGAGCGAAAGTTGTCCGTACTACACGAGGCGGGAGCTTTGCGTGTTAAACACGAAAACGGACGAGAGCATAGTGGTGACCCAGTACCACTACCACGGCTGGCCGACCGTCGAAGGCGAAGTTCCCGAAGTAACGAGAGGTTTGATTGAATTGGTGGATCAAACGATAAGCAATGACGTGGAATCCGGGGGGCCTTTGGTCGTTCACTGCAACTGCGGCTCCGACAGAAGCTCCATGTTCGTAGCTCTCAGTATTTTGGTTCAACAATTGCGAACGGAAAGAAGGGTGGACATTTTCACGACGACGAAAAAGCTCCGCTCTCAACGACACGGGATGATCGGTACTTTT GCTCAGTACGAGTTCCTCCATCGTGCGATCGTCAATTATTCCGATCTCCATAATCTTGCCGACGAAGAACCAGCGTCTTAA
- the LOC105684370 gene encoding tyrosine-protein phosphatase 69D isoform X2 — MLLQSQAPMMKISSFFICLVLTINANTDVIVEGNEKDTAVDSSVDNNGEFFNLLITVSQNSAGIEAGSTPSLNCTIGGPGEVWWTKDDANITSLVKTELSSTMEIKMASRNDTGNYTCLAKSSLDEKIYNKTIFIRVIEPGRISGGQGARVKLNEAANLSCHVEGDPLTDFTWIKTSDPGSVKHLADLSSTERLNDTFVIMSLNFSSATRKDNGTYECRANDIANTISDYRSLIVTEIPQVMINFAKAVGVDSIYLNWTTYDWNDPVKIYYIKYMANGEELWTHFSEKIGGGNSSYIIKGLKKNTTYKFRIQALNSMGPSHESTYPIPVTTLNADPTFIPNITVKGATVNWITIGWPAPPVELQDHVQWYKMMATTDGMEPREAYHPATPGPLSTSYVFMDLKPGTEYKLKVAACSEYTKECGEWSEEKLTYTIDGVASPPRNLAVTCHFDYATSKSVVSVNWSAPEKPNGLIIRYDIKLTGVAQFRLETGQPVVDRSYATEKRVDGKLHNVEFDQVPFNTNYTVSVSGIGRTRTSSGKEATGNCTMPSTVPSRDNLNSRKTWQKIASQGRNLFKLTLPRISERNGPICCYRIFLVKLAYSKTVGDLTNPEESSVYTYRHVTESTSGGAYLAEMYDSDQLATEIFLGDGVAFNGSSACHRCVGLRPRALPPSLNLIPEVQSTAITTAAGTGNDVTNPTSLPLPSTESPENSASRRRREDVSRGGLTVGETEMKPYPPEDGFLDETANYTAFIEVMVYGSEPGQFYAAYSKYMDRQFAGFDFLDIEAAESTSLGIMMQVSIALLIILLVVLMGMCVLHKYLKNAREGGEEIISLRNSFRTLRGRHQLVASNPPDIPPIARSELLQAYIDRHKDSDYGFQHEFEMLPDRFADRTTRASESRENLYKNRYPDIKCYDQTRVRLVQIDGICGSDYINANFVLGYKERKKFICAQGPMENTVCDYWRMIWEQHLELVLMLTNLEEYSKTKCAKYWPDKSESKSFGDITVEHVRERPYSDYVVRELKMTRTGERDSRIIIQHHFLVWKDFMAPEHPHAILRFIKRVNEAYSLEKGPILVHCSAGVGRTGTLVALDSLLQQLAEEGHVSIFNTVCDLRHQRNFLVQSLKQYIFVYRALMEMAQFGDTELSAAQLKTEVEKLRQRENGRDKSKMEEEYEKISSVLEDRKSFSVGGGDENRIKNRNELVIPYDRNRVILTPVPGREHSTYINASFIEGYDNSESFVITQDPLETTIPDFWRMISEQCASTIVMLSDLSEGPRKCPRYWPDDEITYDHIRVRYIQSESCPYYTRRELCVLNTKTDESIVVTQYHYHGWPTVEGEVPEVTRGLIELVDQTISNDVESGGPLVVHCNCGSDRSSMFVALSILVQQLRTERRVDIFTTTKKLRSQRHGMIGTFAQYEFLHRAIVNYSDLHNLADEEPAS, encoded by the exons ATGTTACTACAAAGCCAAGCCCCGATGATGAAGATATCgtcgtttttcatttgtttagTATTAACTATAAACGCGAATACCGACGTTATTG TTGAAGGTAACGAAAAGGATACGGCGGTAGACTCGAGCGTTGACAAcaatggagaatttttcaacctgcTGATAACCGTCTCTCAGAATTCGGCGGGAATCGAAGCTGGCAGTACACCTTCTTTGAATTGTACGATAGGAGGACCGGGGGAGGTTTGGTGGACCAAAGATGACGCGAATATAACATCATTAGTTAAAACCGAGCTCAGCTCCAccatggaaataaaaatggccAGCCGAAATGACACGGGAAATTACACGTGCCTCGCCAAATCGtcgctcgatgaaaaaatatacaacaaaacaattttcataagAGTCAtag AGCCCGGAAGAATAAGCGGAGGTCAAGGAGCTCGGGTAAAATTAAACGAGGCGGCTAATCTCTCGTGCCACGTGGAAGGTGATCCGTTGACGGATTTCACTTGGATAAAAACCAGCGACCCGGGGAGCGTCAAACACCTCGCCGACTTGTCGAGCACGGAACGTCTGAACGACACCTTCGTTATAATGAGCCTGAACTTCAGCAGCGCTACGCGAAAGGATAACGGAACGTACGAGTGCCGAGCGAACGACATCGCGAATACCATAAGCGATTACAGGTCTCTGATCGTGACGGAGATACCCCAGGTGATGATCAATTTTGCCAAAGCCGTCGGTGTCGACAGCATCTACCTCAACTGGACGACCTACGACTGGAACGACCCGGTGAAAATCTACTACATCAAATACATGGCGAACGGCGAAGAACTGTGGACGCATTTCTCCGAAAAAATAGGCGGCGGCAATTCCAGCTACATCATAAAGGGATTGAAAAAGAATACCACCTACAAATTTCGCATACAAGCGTTGAATTCCATGGGGCCGTCGCACGAGAGCACGTATCCGATTCCGGTCACCACGCTGAACGCAG aCCCCACATTCATACCGAATATTACGGTGAAAGGAGCCACCGTCAATTGGATAACGATCGGGTGGCCCGCGCCACCGGTGGAATTACAGGATCACGTTCAATGGTACAAAATGATGGCGACCACGGACGGTATGGAGCCGAGGGAGGCCTACCACCCGGCGACGCCGGGCCCCCTTTCGACGAGCTACGTTTTCATGGATCTGAAACCCGGCACGGAGTACAAGTTGAAGGTGGCGGCGTGCAGCGAATATACCAAAGAGTGCGGCGAATGGAGCGAAGAGAAGCTGACCTACACGATCGACGGAG tCGCCAGTCCCCCGCGGAACCTCGCCGTCACTTGTCACTTCGATTACGCGACTAGCAAGAGCGTTGTGTCCGTGAATTGGTCGGCCCCCGAAAAACCGAACGGACTGATAATCCGTTACGACATAAAGCTCACCGGAGTGGCCCAGTTTCGCTTGGAGACCGGGCAACCGGTCGTCGACAGATCGTACGCGACGGAGAAACGCGTGGACGGTAAACTCCACAACGTCGAATTCGACCAGGTTCCATTCAACACGAACTACACG GTCAGCGTGAGCGGCATAGGGAGGACGCGAACGTCGTCGGGTAAGGAGGCGACGGGGAATTGCACGATGCCGTCGACGGTACCGAGCCGGGACAACTTGAACTCGCGGAAGACGTGGCAGAAAATTGCCAGCCAAGGTCGCAATCTGTTCAAGCTGACGTTGCCGAGGATCTCGGAGCGCAACGGTCCCATCTGTTGCTACAGGATATTCCTCGTTAAACTGGCCTACTCGAAGACCGTCGGCGACCTGACGAACCCGGAGGAGAGTTCGGTCTACACCTACCGTCACGTCACCGAATCGACTTCCGGCGGCGCCTACCTCGCCGAGATGTACGACTCCGATCAGCTGGCGACGGAAATATTTCTAGGCGACGGGGTCGCCTTCAACGGGAGCTCCGCCTGCCATCGGTGCGTCGGGCTGAGGCCCAGGGCGCTTCCGCCGTCGCTAAATTTGATACCGGAAGTCCAGTCGACGGCGATAACCACCGCCGCCGGCACCGGAAACGACGTTACGAATCCAACGTCCCTACCGCTGCCGTCGACCGAATCGCCGGAAAATTCAGCGAGCAGAAGGAGGAGAGAGGACGTTTCGAGGGGTGGCCTGACCGTGGGCGAAACTGAGATGAAACCTTATCCACCGGAAGATGGTTTTCTCGACGAGACGGCGAATTACACGGCGTTCATAGAAGTGATGG TTTACGGAAGCGAACCCGGTCAGTTTTACGCGGCTTACAGCAAATACATGGACAGACAGTTCGCGGGCTTCGATTTTCTCGATATAGAAGCAGCGGAATCGACCAGTTTGGGTATCATGATGCAGGTCAGCATCGCCCTTTTGATCATACTTCTGGTCGTACTGATGGGCATGTGCGTGCTCCACAAGTACCTGAAAAACGCGCGCGAAGGTGGCGAGGAGATAATAAGCCTCAGGAACAGCTTCAG AACTCTGAGAGGAAGGCATCAACTCGTAGCGTCAAATCCGCCGGACATACCGCCTATAGCACGTTCGGAATTACTCCAGGCGTACATCGACAGGCACAAGGATTCCGACTACGGTTTTCAACACGAGTTCGAAATGCTGCCGGACCGATTCGCCGATCGTACGACGCGGGCATCCGAGAGTCGCGagaatttgtacaaaaatcgTTATCCGGACATCAAGTGTTACGACCAGACGAGGGTGCGGTTGGTTCAGATAGACGGCATATGCGGCTCCGATTACATAAACGCCAATTTCGTTCTTGGCTACAAGGAGCGGAAGAAGTTCATATGCGCCCAGGGACCGATGGAGAACACGGTGTGCGATTACTGGCGTATGATATGGGAGCAGCACCTCGAGCTCGTTCTCATGTTGACGAATCTCGAGGAGTACTCGAAGACGAAATGCGCCAAGTATTGGCCGGACAAAAGCGAGTCGAAAAGCTTCGGCGACATCACCGTCGAACACGTGAGAGAGAGACCCTACTCCGACTACGTGGTGAGAGAGTTGAAGATGACGAGAACCGGCGAGAGGGATTCCAGAATAATAATTCAGCACCACTTTTTGGTATGGAAGGATTTCATGGCACCCGAACACCCACACGCCATACTGAGATTCATCAAGCGGGTGAACGAGGCTTATTCCCTCGAAAAAGGTCCGATATTGGTTCACTGCAGCGCGGGTGTTGGCAGAACCGGGACCCTGGTAGCTCTGGATTCGCTGCTCCAGCAGCTCGCCGAGGAGGGCCACGTGTCGATATTCAACACCGTCTGCGATCTGAGACACCAGAGAAACTTTTTGGTACAGTCGCTGAAACAGTACATATTCGTTTATCGCGCGTTGATGGAAATGGCTCAATTCGGAGACACGGAGTTATCGGCCGCCCAGTTGAAAACCgaggtggaaaaattgaggCAACGAGAAAACGGCAGAGACAAAAGTAAAATGGAGGAAGAATACGAG AAAATAAGCTCCGTACTGGAGGACAGAAAATCGTTTTCCGTCGGCGGCGGGGACGAGAATAGAATAAAGAATAGAAACGAATTAGTTATACCCTACGACAGAAATCGGGTGATACTGACCCCGGTTCCCGGTCGCGAGCACAGCACCTACATAAACGCTTCGTTCATAGAGGGTTACGACAATTCCGAATCGTTCGTCATAACTCAAGATCCGTTGGAGACTACGATACCGGACTTCTGGAGGATGATCTCCGAGCAATGCGCCTCCACTATAGTCATGTTGTCCGAT CTGAGCGAAGGTCCGCGAAAGTGTCCGAGGTATTGGCCGGACGACGAGATTACCTACGATCACATAAGGGTGAGGTATATACAGAGCGAAAGTTGTCCGTACTACACGAGGCGGGAGCTTTGCGTGTTAAACACGAAAACGGACGAGAGCATAGTGGTGACCCAGTACCACTACCACGGCTGGCCGACCGTCGAAGGCGAAGTTCCCGAAGTAACGAGAGGTTTGATTGAATTGGTGGATCAAACGATAAGCAATGACGTGGAATCCGGGGGGCCTTTGGTCGTTCACTGCAACTGCGGCTCCGACAGAAGCTCCATGTTCGTAGCTCTCAGTATTTTGGTTCAACAATTGCGAACGGAAAGAAGGGTGGACATTTTCACGACGACGAAAAAGCTCCGCTCTCAACGACACGGGATGATCGGTACTTTT GCTCAGTACGAGTTCCTCCATCGTGCGATCGTCAATTATTCCGATCTCCATAATCTTGCCGACGAAGAACCAGCGTCTTAA